Genomic window (bacterium):
CGAGCCGAACTTCAATCTGCGTGCGGTCTCCTCGTTCATGCGCACCTGCTCCTGGTACCATTCCTCTGTGTAGTATGAGGAGTAGAACTTTCCAAACTGACCTGTGAAATCCTCGTGATGAAGGTGCACCCAGTCGTACTCCTTGAGCTTTCCGGCAAGCACCTCCGGGTCCCACAGCATGTCGTAGGGAATCTTGGCATAGTCCAGGGCAAGCCGCACCGCATCGTCCCATGGATCGGCGGTAGGCGGCACGTAAACGGCAATCCTGGGCGGCTTCTCAAGAACGACCGCATTCATGTTTGACTCCTCAATGGTCTGCCGGATAGCTGCCTCGGTTCCCGCATCAATTTCCTGGGCCTTGACGCCCGCAAGAAGGCATTCCTCAACGTTCTTCTTCGAGGACTCCATGAGAAACGAACCTCCCTCGTAGTTCAGGAGCCACTCAACCTTCTGGCCGCGTTCAAGCGCATGGTAGGCTATACCGTAAGCCTTTAGATGGTTCGTCTGGGTTAAATTCATCGGGATAAGTAGCTTTGAAAATATCGTGAGGCAGAGGAGAGCGTTCACGGTACTATCCGCGTTCCCGCTTTGCCTTCTATGCCTAAAAGGAGATTGGGCGGATCGGTGATGAGCACTCCCCTCCCGCCCTTTTCTGCAAATTTCACTGCCGCCTCTATCTTGGGACCCATGCTGCCCTGCGGGAACTGCCCTTGCGATAAAAGATTTTTTGCCTCCGACACCGAAAGTTCAGTGAGAGGTCTTCTCGTAGGCTTGTCGAAATCGAGATACACGCACTCTACCTGCGTGAGAATCACCAAAAGGTCGACGCGCAGGAGTGTGGCGAGAAGGGATGACGCCCTGTCCTTGTCTATGACGGCGGCGACTCCCTTGAGCCGCTTACCCTCTCTTGTCACAGGGATTCCGCCTCCTCCGACAGTAACGACCGATACGCCCGAGTCCATAAGATCTTTGACGGTCTCGAGTTCCACAATCTCTATCGGCTCCGGCGAGGCTACAACCCTGCGCCACCCGCGGCCCCTGTCCTCCTTCATCCTCCACCCGAGCCGGATGGATAGCTCGTTTGCCTCCTCTATCTTGTACGCAGGCCCTACGAACTTTGTGGGGTTGCGGAACGCCTGGTCGCGCGGGTCTACGACAACCTGCGTCACGAGCGCTGCAATCTCGCGCTTTGCGTCGCCGTCAACTGAAGCGTTGCGGATCGCCTGGCAGATGAGATAGCCTAGCGAGCCCTGCGTGGATGCGTTCGCGCCGTCCAGAGGAATCTGGGGGATGTCCTTCTCGGCTTCGTGAGCTAAATGGGAGACTAAAAGCACCTCGCCAACCTGCGGGCCGTTTCCGTGCGTTACCGCGACGCGCCAGCCCTTATCAATGAGTTCCGCAATCTGGGCAGCGGTCTCTTCGACTATCTGGCGCTGCTCCTCGAAGCTTGCGTATTTCTGGCCCGGCCGCAT
Coding sequences:
- the arcC gene encoding carbamate kinase yields the protein MEPTAAGPSRRAVIALGGNALMRPGQKYASFEEQRQIVEETAAQIAELIDKGWRVAVTHGNGPQVGEVLLVSHLAHEAEKDIPQIPLDGANASTQGSLGYLICQAIRNASVDGDAKREIAALVTQVVVDPRDQAFRNPTKFVGPAYKIEEANELSIRLGWRMKEDRGRGWRRVVASPEPIEIVELETVKDLMDSGVSVVTVGGGGIPVTREGKRLKGVAAVIDKDRASSLLATLLRVDLLVILTQVECVYLDFDKPTRRPLTELSVSEAKNLLSQGQFPQGSMGPKIEAAVKFAEKGGRGVLITDPPNLLLGIEGKAGTRIVP